The Gemmatimonadaceae bacterium genome includes a region encoding these proteins:
- a CDS encoding M20/M25/M40 family metallo-hydrolase, with protein sequence MLNIAQYRLTPVAVRMLMLLLVAPASVLAQAATEQPAAVVPLPATRLPRTHQPRPTSAAISAGDLMTRLYIFADDSMQGREAGTIGSVKATAYIAGELKRMGLEPAGDSGTYFQVLPFKMRSVDTNSVITVGDVRLPFGHEWGSAPPTDIVLHDQPIVYGGVLGDSSFIPLDSLKGKVVVARLSPTNIQGGLRVIGEVASKSAGVIVVGPAQFLSFFTQPQQYLDEPGASSGPLGSMIYVSDSAAARLFETPLGTLAVGGAGKPVGIEIHVRTEPTPYAARNVVAILPGSDPKLRGEYVAIGAHTDHIGFNHTPVDHDSIRIYNHTVRPGGAEQQGARATPEQQVEVNKELAAWRAAHPGETRIDSIYNGADDDGSGTVTVLEIAEKMASLRPAPKRSMLFVFHVGEEKGLLGSKYFTDHPTVPRDSIDAQLNMDMVGRGDAWDQTGVDKTGKPLHGGPRSLMLVGSRRLSTELGDLVERVNTEGKHGLAFDYSFDANGHPENVYCRSDHYEYARYGIPIVFFTTGVHSDYHQVTDEPEYIDYDHMSRIASFIEDVALHVASLDHRIVVDHAKPDPRGSCQQ encoded by the coding sequence ATGCTCAACATCGCACAGTACCGCCTGACTCCCGTCGCCGTCCGGATGCTGATGCTCCTTCTCGTCGCGCCCGCGTCGGTACTCGCTCAAGCAGCCACGGAGCAACCGGCGGCGGTGGTGCCGCTACCGGCGACGCGGCTCCCGCGCACGCATCAGCCGCGACCGACGAGCGCCGCGATCTCCGCCGGCGACCTGATGACCCGCCTCTACATCTTCGCCGACGATTCGATGCAGGGACGCGAGGCCGGGACCATCGGGAGCGTGAAGGCGACGGCGTACATCGCCGGCGAGTTGAAGCGAATGGGGCTCGAGCCCGCGGGCGACAGCGGGACCTACTTCCAGGTGCTGCCATTCAAGATGCGCTCGGTCGATACGAATTCCGTAATCACCGTCGGTGACGTTAGGCTCCCGTTCGGACACGAATGGGGCTCGGCGCCGCCGACGGACATCGTCTTGCACGATCAACCGATCGTCTACGGCGGCGTGCTCGGCGACTCGAGCTTCATTCCACTGGACTCGCTCAAGGGCAAAGTCGTCGTCGCTCGCCTGTCGCCGACGAACATTCAGGGCGGGCTGCGCGTCATCGGCGAGGTCGCGTCGAAAAGCGCCGGCGTCATCGTCGTGGGGCCGGCGCAGTTTCTTTCCTTCTTCACGCAGCCGCAGCAGTACCTCGACGAGCCCGGCGCGTCGTCGGGCCCGCTCGGCTCCATGATCTACGTATCCGACAGCGCCGCGGCGCGTCTCTTCGAGACGCCGTTAGGCACGCTTGCTGTCGGCGGCGCGGGAAAGCCGGTTGGCATCGAGATCCACGTGCGAACGGAGCCGACCCCCTACGCCGCTCGCAATGTCGTCGCCATTCTGCCGGGGAGCGATCCGAAGCTGCGCGGCGAATACGTCGCGATCGGCGCGCACACCGATCACATCGGCTTCAATCACACACCGGTCGACCACGACTCGATCCGCATCTACAACCACACCGTCAGGCCGGGCGGCGCCGAGCAGCAGGGAGCGCGCGCAACACCGGAGCAGCAAGTCGAGGTGAACAAGGAGCTCGCCGCGTGGCGCGCGGCGCATCCGGGCGAGACACGGATCGATTCGATCTACAACGGCGCGGACGACGACGGCAGCGGCACAGTGACCGTGCTCGAGATCGCGGAAAAGATGGCGTCACTCCGGCCGGCGCCGAAGCGGTCGATGCTGTTCGTGTTTCACGTCGGCGAGGAGAAGGGCCTCCTCGGGTCGAAGTATTTCACCGATCATCCGACAGTGCCGCGCGACTCGATCGACGCGCAGCTCAACATGGACATGGTCGGCCGTGGCGATGCGTGGGACCAGACTGGCGTCGACAAGACCGGCAAGCCGTTGCACGGCGGTCCGCGTTCGTTGATGCTCGTCGGATCGCGGCGTCTCTCGACGGAGCTCGGCGATCTCGTCGAGCGGGTGAACACCGAGGGGAAGCATGGCCTCGCGTTCGACTACTCATTCGACGCGAATGGTCATCCGGAGAACGTCTATTGTCGGAGCGATCATTACGAGTACGCTCGCTACGGCATTCCGATCGTGTTCTTCACGACGGGCGTACACTCGGACTATCACCAGGTGACGGACGAGCCGGAGTACATCGATTACGATCACATGTCGCGCATCGCGTCGTTCATCGAGGACGTCGCGCTTCACGTCGCGAGTCTCGATCATCGAATCGTGGTCGATCACGCAAAGCCGGACCCGCGCGGCTCGTGTCAACAATGA
- a CDS encoding DUF1643 domain-containing protein — protein MKRSAVISANGQYRYALRRVWAPAKGSVLFIGLNPSTADHRVDDPTIRRCVQFARTWGFGRLAVANLFALRTSSPRGLRRVNDPVGPRNDRWLRQLIDDAAVVVAAWGNGGAYLERDRMVLGMIRRPRCLGISKRGFPRHPLYIRSTTALIDLSEA, from the coding sequence GTGAAGCGATCAGCGGTGATCTCGGCGAATGGCCAGTATCGTTATGCGCTGCGCCGAGTGTGGGCCCCGGCGAAAGGAAGTGTCCTGTTCATCGGGCTCAACCCGTCGACGGCCGATCATCGCGTCGACGACCCAACGATTCGCCGCTGCGTGCAGTTCGCGCGGACGTGGGGGTTTGGCCGGCTTGCGGTGGCGAATCTCTTCGCGTTGCGAACATCCTCGCCGCGCGGACTTCGTCGCGTGAACGATCCCGTCGGTCCGCGCAATGATCGCTGGCTACGTCAGCTGATCGACGACGCCGCGGTAGTCGTCGCGGCGTGGGGCAACGGCGGCGCATATCTCGAGCGAGATCGAATGGTGCTCGGGATGATCCGCCGGCCGCGATGCCTAGGCATCAGCAAGCGCGGATTCCCACGGCATCCACTTTACATCCGCTCGACCACAGCGCTGATCGACCTTTCCGAGGCCTAA